One region of candidate division KSB1 bacterium genomic DNA includes:
- a CDS encoding sigma-54 dependent transcriptional regulator has protein sequence MEEPVRVLIAEDNRNIRLQLRDIVEEAGYQVEEAADGEEALAQLSNSDFDLLLLDLQMPKLSGMQVLERAKGLAHPPEILVVTGVGTVDTAVQATRLGAFDFIEREAVERRLLVSMRNALQKRQMERENRRLRGLRQPGEMLGTSVAMAALRERIAQVAKTDSTVLILGESGAGKELVARALHQQSLRAAKPFVIVNCSALSETLLESELFGHVKGSFTGAHFAKKGKFELADSGTIFLDEIGDMSPTAQAKFLRVLEYGEIQKIGSSENMRVNVRVLAATNHQLEQDVADGRFRADLYHRLKVVILRVPPLREHPEDIPLLANHFLRAFCELSRRPQIVLSPEAMRLLLSYHWPNNVRELRNLMERVALLSSSEVVSEWELEELWERDQGGAEFFLRGRIVPLDQAWREFERAYIKRALAACNGNVSKTARLLQINRSHLHVKMKELGVGPARPGNQRLMRANEDQHH, from the coding sequence ATGGAAGAACCCGTCCGCGTTCTAATCGCCGAGGATAACCGCAACATCCGCCTGCAGCTGCGGGACATCGTGGAGGAAGCGGGCTACCAGGTAGAGGAGGCAGCCGACGGCGAAGAGGCTCTTGCACAACTTTCCAACTCCGATTTCGACCTCCTGCTCCTTGATCTGCAGATGCCCAAGCTTTCCGGCATGCAAGTGCTGGAACGGGCCAAAGGTCTTGCTCACCCTCCGGAGATTCTCGTGGTTACCGGTGTCGGCACGGTCGACACCGCGGTGCAAGCCACACGCCTTGGCGCGTTCGATTTTATCGAGCGCGAGGCGGTGGAGCGACGGCTGCTGGTGAGCATGCGCAACGCTTTACAAAAGCGTCAGATGGAGCGCGAGAACCGGCGGCTGCGTGGCCTTCGTCAACCGGGCGAAATGCTGGGCACGAGCGTGGCGATGGCAGCACTGCGCGAGCGCATAGCCCAGGTGGCCAAGACCGACAGCACCGTGCTCATACTTGGCGAAAGTGGCGCCGGCAAGGAGTTGGTTGCCCGGGCCCTGCATCAACAGAGCCTGCGTGCCGCCAAACCTTTCGTCATCGTCAACTGCAGCGCTCTGAGCGAAACCTTGTTGGAAAGTGAGCTCTTTGGCCATGTCAAAGGATCCTTCACGGGCGCTCACTTTGCCAAGAAAGGCAAATTCGAGCTTGCCGACTCCGGCACCATATTTTTGGATGAAATCGGGGACATGAGTCCGACGGCACAAGCCAAGTTCTTGCGCGTGCTGGAGTACGGCGAGATCCAGAAGATCGGCTCCTCCGAGAACATGCGTGTGAACGTGCGGGTGCTCGCAGCCACCAACCACCAGTTAGAACAAGACGTTGCCGATGGCCGCTTCCGCGCCGATCTCTATCACCGCTTGAAAGTCGTGATTCTTCGCGTGCCCCCCTTACGCGAGCACCCGGAAGACATTCCGCTCTTAGCCAACCATTTCCTCCGCGCCTTTTGTGAGCTTAGCCGGAGGCCGCAGATAGTTCTCTCTCCCGAGGCCATGCGGCTCCTGCTCAGCTACCACTGGCCCAACAACGTGCGGGAACTGCGCAACCTGATGGAACGCGTCGCCCTCCTTTCCAGCTCTGAGGTGGTGAGTGAGTGGGAATTGGAGGAGCTATGGGAGAGAGACCAGGGCGGTGCAGAATTCTTTCTCCGTGGCCGGATTGTGCCCCTTGACCAGGCCTGGCGTGAGTTCGAGCGCGCCTACATCAAGCGCGCCCTTGCCGCTTGCAACGGCAACGTCAGCAAAACGGCACGGCTGTTGCAGATAAATCGGAGTCACTTGCATGTGAAGATGAAGGAGTTGGGGGTAGGACCCGCCCGTCCGGGAAACCAAAGGCTAATGCGCGCCAACGAGGATCAACACCACTGA